CTTTAGAAATTTTAAGATTACCCAAACGCTCTTCGTTGCCCCGTGTCAGGGAGAAGGTTACTTCCGAAAACGCTTTGACGATAACCTCTTGCTCGTTTTTATTTTTGATAGTATACGCTTCATTGAATTGTGGCGTTAGCTTTTCGTTGGTATGATGCTGAAAATTAGTTATGATATTGCGATCTTGTCCTTGGTTTTTCAGTATCCAATCCGTGAACGAATTAGGTTGAATTTTTAATTTTGGTTCCGCATCTTTCTCTAAGTCATTGTCCCAATAGAATAAGTTTTCGGTAAAGGCGTTATAGTAAAGAATTTTGTTATGCGATGACTCAGCCTGATCTGCCTCATCACGATTGTTTTTGGGTGCAACGAGCTGTTTGAATTCCCTGGAAAGGCGAGTCTTGCCCGTGCCATTAAATGCATAGATCAACTGCACTTTTTGATCGGTATCTTTTAGAAGCTTTGCTATATCCGTCAGGGTCTTACTCATTTCGGATCTACCTCTGCTTTCGGAAAACTCAACAATAATTCGCGATAATACTCGTATTGCTTTTGACGCAGTGTAATTTCACGAGGCAAACCTTCGCTGATCGAGTTGGTCAGGGCATCGAATTTATCGAGAATGCGAACGATGCGTTCTTGTTGGGCGAGGGGAGGGATTGGGATTCTAAGTTTACGTAAACTATCATTATAAAGCCGTTGGATTGTTCCGCCTTCCGAAATATCCCAATTTGCTATTTTGTAAAAGTAGAACAAAAACTTGTTCAAAATAAAGTTTTCATTATTTTCTATCCAAACAATATTACTGTCTTGAAAATAAGACTCTTTTCCGTCGAACACAACGGCCCTTCCGATGGTACCGCTAGCGGAAATCAAGATTTCGCCAATTTTCGGATAGCTATACTTCGCTTTGTATTCTTCATATAAGTTTCTCGAAATGTAGGCATCGGGTTTTTTACCAAAAGTACCAATTTTGTAAAATGGAATTTCTCCTTCATATGAAGTTTGCTCTTTCAAAATTCGTTTACACATACGAACTTCGCCAACCTCCCCCAATGTCTTCCATTCCACTTCTCCTTCATCAAAGCTTAAGAGTTGATCTCGATAGTAGTTGTATTGTTTTTTTCGGGCGGTAAGCTCAGTAAATGCGTCCAGAATGCGGACGATTTCTTCTTGGACGGGCAGGGGAGGAATGGGGATTTCTACTTTCTCTAGATCTTTTGAGGTGATTGCTTTTACAATGGTTCCAGTCCCTTGCAATATTAAAATCTGAAAGTAGTAATTTAGAAATTTTGCACTAATTTCATCTTTAAGTTTTAATCCGCGCAAATCTTGGTTAATGGCAAGATCAATGCCAGCAATTTTCATTTTTCCGGGAGATATCTTTACAGCAACAATAACATCTCCCTTGCTTATCAAATTTGAGGAACTGTCTTTTAAACCTTCAGAAGTAACGTGATTTCTGGTTTTTTTTATAAAATGCCCATCAATGCTTAGATCTCCAACTGAAGCCCAAGGAATTTCACCGTTCCAGTATTCTGATTTTGCTTTTGAAGGGGTTCCTCCTCCTGTATTCGATATAATTACTTCCCCCAGCGCTTTCCATTCCACTTTGGCACCCTTCAAAAGCTTTTCCATAAAGCTCTTACTCACCCTTCAATCTCCGCAACGATTGCATCAATGTTTGCACGGAGCTGATCGATTTTGGCGACGGTGGTTTTTAGCTCTGCGTTGAGTTTTTGGATATCGATCACTTCTCGGTTGTCCTTGGCTTCTACATAACTGCTTACGGATAGATTGTAATCGTTGTTGGCGATTGTCTCAACGCTTACGGATTTTGCAAAGTGCTCCGTATCAACCTTGCTATCGAAGGTCTGCATGATCTGTTCAATATGGTCTTCGGTGAGTATATTATTATTGGTCTCTTTTTTGAAAAGACCACTTGCATCAATGAACTGAGTGTTTGTATCTGTTTTATGTTTGGAAAGAACCAGAATATTTACGGCGATGGTGGTCCCAAAAAACAAATTAGGCGCTAGTGAGATGACGGTTTCGACAAAGTTATTACCTACCAGATACTGACGGATTTTCTGTTCGGCGCCACTGCGGTAAAAAATACCGGGGAAGCAGACAATGGCCGCACGACCCTTACTCGATAAATAACTGAGTGCATGGAGCACAAAGGCAAAGTCTGCCTTGGACTTAGGGGCCAATATTCCTGCTGGCGCAAAACGCTCGTCGTTGATCAAGGTCGGATCATCGCTTCCTTTCCAGTTAATCGAGTAGGGAGGATTGGAGACAATGGCATCGAATGGTTTTTCATGATTATGCCGAGGGTCGATCAGAGTATTTCCCAGCTCGATATCGAACTTATCGTAGTTGATATTATGCAAGAACATATTCATTCGCGCGAGGTTGTAAGTGGTATGGTTGATTTCCTGGCCGAAAAAACCTTCTTCTATGATATGATCATCAAATTGCTTTCTGGCTTGTAAAAGTAAGGAGCCGGAACCACAGGCGGGGTCATAGATTTTATTGATGCGTGTCTGCTTGTGTATAGCCAGCCGAGCAATCAGCTTGGAGACATGCTGGGGAGTGAAAAACTCACCGCCGGATTTACCTGCATTGGCCGCATAGTTGGAGATAAGAAATTCGTAGGCATCGCCAAACAAATCGATATGACTGCTATCAAAATCACCAAAATCTAGCTCGGCCACACGTTTGAGAACGGCGGCAAGACGGCTGTTTTTATCTTTTACTGTGTTCCCGAGGCGATTACTCGTAGTATCAAAATCGGCAAACAATCCTTTAATGTCATGCTCTGATGGAAATCCGTTGGCGGAGCTTTCGATGTCTTTAAATATACCAGCCAGGTCTGTATTTAAGCGCTCGTTTTTGTCAGCCTTGGTAACGATATTGGCGAAGAGCTGGCTTGGGTAGATAAAATATCCCCTGGTTTTGATGGCATCGTCCTTGATCTCTTTGGTGATTTTTTTATCGTTTAGTTTTGAATACTGAATACTGCTATCACCGCCTTCCATGTAGTTGGTAAAGTTCTCACTGATGAAACGATAAAACAGAGTACCCAGCACATACTGTTTGAAATCCCATCCGTCGACTGCTCCTCTTACATCATTGGCGATTTGCCAGATTTGGCGTTGTAGCGCGGCGCGTTGTTGAGCACTTGTCATTCTGATATTCCTATGAAAGTAGGTTTAAAATTGTAATATGTTTTATTGTTCTTTAGGTTTGCTTAACGGATTCTCGGTGATCGCCTAATTACTGCTCATCAGGTTTCGAAGGATAGATTCTCGATCGCGGCCTAAGATTATGGTCCAACAAATTTTGATTCAAGGAAACTGCATATGGGTAGAAGAGGAAAAATCGCAACTGAACGCAATCCAAGCGGAATTTTACGCGACGTTTCTTTGTCAGGATCAGGTCTTCACTTCCTCTTCACCTTGCCTAATTTTACATTCTCGGCTATGATTCTCAAAAAAGCATTAAAATTTCCATTATCTTTTGCTAGCCGGTCGCTTGTATCAAAAGCTAATTCAAACTTAGAACCGGTCTCAAAACTACCTATTAAAAAAGTTAAAAACAATGATTGAGCTTGCAAGATAAAGAGAAGCCAGATAGTTTTCTGCTTTTCTTTCCCAGCGAATCAAAATAGCTCTGAATCGATTATGCCAACTATTTGTTCTTTCAACGACCCAACGTCTAGGTTTTCCTTTGTATTTACCAATGAGAGGTTTTTCACCTTTTTTCCGAATATGAGGTCGAATGTTTCTTCTTTCGATTAATGCTTCTATATCTTTGAAGTCATAACCTTTATCTAAACAAAGGTGTTTTGGTTTTTTTCTTTTTCTTCCGGAAAAAACCAAGATGGAATTCAATGTATCTTTTACATTGCGTTTATCATGAACGTTCGCTCCGCTCAACGTAATTGCCAATGGAATTCCGTTTCCATCCGTAAGAATATGCCGTTTAACTCCCAATTTGGCACGGTCTGTAGGATTTTTCCCGGTTAAACTCCCCCTTTGGGAGCCTTGACCATTGCGGAATCCATCGAAGCCCAATCCCAAGCTATCTTATTCTTCACATCATAATATTTTAAAATAGATTTATAAATCTTTTTGAATACTCCCGCTCGTTCCCATTCTTGAAATCTTCTGTGACAAGTTTGACCCGATCCAAAGTCATTCGGAATTGCACGCCACTGACAGCCTGTTTTCATTCGATAGATGATACCTGCCATTACGACTCTTGTTGGAACGCGATTGCGACCACCTTTCGGCTTTGACTTCTCTTTTGGGATCAAAGGGGCTATTTGTTTCCAAAGTCCCTCGGGAATCTCTGAATAATATTTGTCCATTTCACAATTATAGTATTACACTCTCAAAGTACAAGGAGTTTTGAGACCGGTTCTTAGTCTTCTTCCTTAAATAAGGTTTCGTTCTAATATCGTAATAATTCCTTTTTCCAAAAACTTAAAGTTCTGCGGAATCGCTCCTTGGATTCCCAACTGAGTAGGGGTAACAGCCATAACCTTACCCACAGTACTTGGATCCGAAGATAAATCCGTCGGAATTCCGACAAATCCCCGTGAAACTTAGTTCCCACCCTTATTTTTGGGTGGGGGTGGAGGCGGAAAGACTCGGGAAATTTTTCTCTATCAGAAAATCATATTTTTTGCAAGTAAAAAGCCTCATTCTTGTCGGAACACTTGAAAAATATCAGTTTTTGATCCTTATTATACCAAAAGCCCTCTTAATTTGTGGGTAAGGTGATGGGTAACAGCCTCTTTCAATCTACTTACATTCTTAATTCGAATACCAACTCCCGTTTCCTTTCCATTAAAATAAAAAGAAAACCTATCCTTATCGATTCCCCCTTTTTTATAGAAGCGTTTCCAGAGGGAATCAGGAGTATCGATTACGATGGAATCGACAGTTGCATAACCAATAACTCGCTTTTCGGGACTGGAAGAGTAGATCACAATGGTTTCGACTTCTTGGGAAGAGAACTTCTTTCGAAACTCTATATTCTTTTCCCCATTGATGATTTTATGAGCAAACTCCGGTTTGATCGGTAGGAATACTACTCGCGGATTCTTTGTTTTAGCCAAGCCTCCTCCTGGATGGATTGGATCGATCCCTTACGGCCCCCATTCTTGAAAGTTCGTCAAAGCTGATCGGTTTTTCTAATATACGAGATTCACGAAAAAGTACAACTAAAACTTCTTTCTTAGTTAAATTTTCTATTTCAGAAAAGGAATACACAGTTCGTTGCCCGATTTTTAGGATGATTTCTTTCGGATCCTGGGATCGAAATGTATATTCGCATACTCCGATGGCGACTACCGATCGAACATCTCCCGATCTATAAAAAAGTAATATATCTCCGGATGCGATTTGTTTATTGCTCGAATGGCATAGGTAAGCCTTGCGTATCGTATTTTCTACCGGTAAAAGTTCTTTGAAAAGTTCTCCTTGCTTTTCGGTTTCTCTGAATAAAAGCCTAGAGTATTGCGGTTGAATAGGGATGAAATAAAAGAAGACGTTTTCCAATTGTTCAATGCCCGGTCCGTATCGCTTCTGAAACTCGAGTGGAGTTAGAAGTGGCATGTCTGAAATGGGAAAGACATCTTTTAAGAGTAATAATTCTCCTCGTTCATTCCGAGCAGGGAGGAGTCGAAAACCGAAATCCTCTAGAAAGGCCAATAGACTTGATTGCTCTTCGTGAGTTGTAAGATATAAGTGATGAAATTTTTCGTGTCGAGCTATTCTTATAACAGATTTCAAAAGTAATTCGCCAAGTTTATATCCTGAGAAATCCGAGGATATTTTAAACGTATTGAGTTTTAATACTTTTCCTTTTTTATCGTCAATTTGGTCCTTTTTTTCTTCTGAGAAGATGCAAAGTCCTGCGAGTGAATTTTCTCTTTGAATGACAAGTGATTGCCTATGTTCACGCTTGCACTTTTGAAACCAAACTTCAAAACCAGGATAGGAATTTCTAATGCTTTCGAAAATCGGGTCTTTTTCGTTTAGATTATACACGGGCAATCTTTTGACTATTTCCGGCATCGGGATATTGCTCGGAAACAGTCTTGACAGTAGATCTATAACTTCATTTAAGCTGAGGACTCTGTCTTGAAGATTAAGGGACTTGGCTTTTTTTCGAAGTTTCTGATCTTCTGTTATGAAATAATCAATGGCATCCTGAAATACAGATGCAAGCATTCGTATATCGATTTCATCATGTGATCCCGGTATTGGATCTCCAATGATATCCATCAGTTCTTTTGAAGGAGCTGGGGGATGCACTAGCTCTTTATACTTTTTGTAGGCGTCCGTTCGTATTTGCTTTCTTACTTGGTCTCTATCATTTGCGATATCTCTTCTACCTTCCGGATGAAGGAAGATTTCTATATTATTTTTTAGGCATAAGGAAATAAAATCTAAGGCGGTTGAACGCTGGGGTTCTATATCGGCTGAATGAACCGGTTCGAGAGGAATAAGTATGTTGGTATCTATTAGAATTTTCATTTATTCCTTTTACATAAATCGGATTGGAGATAATATATATATAGAAGATTATCTTTTTGTCTAAAATATTTGTAAAAGTTACATATATTGATTTATTACTAACTTGATCGTTTTTCTGATTCATGCCTAAGTGGAAAAATTATTATCAATTCCGCTTATGAGTCCTTCCTCAAGTCTAACTCCTAAATCCTACAAATCCCTCCTAACGGACGTTGCCCGTATCTATGAATCGTTTCAATCGAATGCGAATTCCGATTGGAACAAGATCTCTCTGACGAGTTATTGGAAGATCGGGCAACGAATCGTCGAGGTAGAGCAGGGAAACCGGAGCGAGCAAGTTACGGAGATCGGATTTTGATTCAACTCTCCAAGGATCTGAATCAACGCTTTGGAAAAGGCTTTTCGGATCGTAACCTACGTTATATGCGGAGGTTCTTTCAATTTTATAAACTTGGTAAAATTAGTCCCGAACTTTCTTGGACCCATTATAAGGCTTTGCTTCTTGTAAATGATTTTAAAATCCGAGATGGTTTGGAAAAGGAAGCGATCGTCAAAGGTTGGTCTCATCGGGAGCTTTTGCTGAAGGCGCAGGCTGTGCTTAGAAAACGCGATTCCGTTGCCACTGCTGAGACGGATTCGGAATTTTCAGAGGATGGAGATAAGGGCATTTCACGATTGAAACGTCCTATTTTGGGTCTTTTACTTACCGTCTCATTCAAAATTTTTCTTCGAATTTGGAACGCAGCATTCCAAATTTAGATCTTGGTTTTGACGTTAGAGTTGAATCGTTGTTAGGTGCTAAGCCTAAGCCGCCAGTCGGATCGTTCTTCCCAATACCATAGGAGCGTTTGGAAACAAATTTTTTTTAATATCTACAGAGTATTCTTTTTCCGCAAACTCGATCATCTTCTCTTGAAAGTCGATCTTCATCTGCTTCTGTCCAATGACACTTTCCAATTTTTTAATTTTAGCTTTCAGCGCTTCTAACTTCGTTGAGACACTTTCTTCTTCGATGACCGTTCTCACTCCTTTTTTTCTATTCTTTGAATACGAATAGATCCACTTGTAAATCGAATTTCTCGTTACCGAATATTCTCTACTTACCTCGGCAATCGTCGTCACTTTGGTTTCTATATCCATCACGATTTGGCGTTTCAATGGTTCGCTGAATCTTCGTAACTGGCGGCTCGATACTTCTCGCAGGTGGTTTAACTTTTGTTTTTTGTTCATTTCCCTTTTTTTCAGTTGAAAAAAGGTCAACGTATTTCAGGCAAAGACATACAAAAATAGAAAAATTTTACTTTTGTAGAGAGTGTACTGAAAAGGAACTATTCACTGACATCTGACTCATATAACGTGGTTAGAGGAGAAATTCTCGTCTCCACATCTATTCTCTAATGAGGTTCTCTTTATCGCAGTTTGTATGTTGTTAAGGAACTAAATTCCCAAAAGGTCAGTTAAACGGAACAAAATCAAAAGCCAGGCAGCAGTGTCTGGCTTTTTTGTGTTTGCAGGGGAGGGCTTTTCCATCACCAACCCCCACAAATACTTGGATCCGAAGAAAAATCTGTCGGAATTACGACAAATCCTCTCTGAAACTTAGTTCCCACAACGCGCCTAAACACCGACCCATAGGAAGGTGTTTACTGAGTTTAGGAAGCGTTGTGCCTGAGTTTCCCTTATTTTTGGGTGGGATGACGAGCTCTGCTGAAGAGCGAGGCGCTGAGTTTAGAGGCGGAGAAAGGTTCTGGAGATTTTTCTCTATCAGAAAATCATACTCTTTGCAAGTAAAAAGCCTCATTCTTGTCGGAACACTTGA
The nucleotide sequence above comes from Leptospira weilii. Encoded proteins:
- a CDS encoding restriction endonuclease subunit S, which codes for MEKLLKGAKVEWKALGEVIISNTGGGTPSKAKSEYWNGEIPWASVGDLSIDGHFIKKTRNHVTSEGLKDSSSNLISKGDVIVAVKISPGKMKIAGIDLAINQDLRGLKLKDEISAKFLNYYFQILILQGTGTIVKAITSKDLEKVEIPIPPLPVQEEIVRILDAFTELTARKKQYNYYRDQLLSFDEGEVEWKTLGEVGEVRMCKRILKEQTSYEGEIPFYKIGTFGKKPDAYISRNLYEEYKAKYSYPKIGEILISASGTIGRAVVFDGKESYFQDSNIVWIENNENFILNKFLFYFYKIANWDISEGGTIQRLYNDSLRKLRIPIPPLAQQERIVRILDKFDALTNSISEGLPREITLRQKQYEYYRELLLSFPKAEVDPK
- a CDS encoding type I restriction-modification system subunit M, which encodes MTSAQQRAALQRQIWQIANDVRGAVDGWDFKQYVLGTLFYRFISENFTNYMEGGDSSIQYSKLNDKKITKEIKDDAIKTRGYFIYPSQLFANIVTKADKNERLNTDLAGIFKDIESSANGFPSEHDIKGLFADFDTTSNRLGNTVKDKNSRLAAVLKRVAELDFGDFDSSHIDLFGDAYEFLISNYAANAGKSGGEFFTPQHVSKLIARLAIHKQTRINKIYDPACGSGSLLLQARKQFDDHIIEEGFFGQEINHTTYNLARMNMFLHNINYDKFDIELGNTLIDPRHNHEKPFDAIVSNPPYSINWKGSDDPTLINDERFAPAGILAPKSKADFAFVLHALSYLSSKGRAAIVCFPGIFYRSGAEQKIRQYLVGNNFVETVISLAPNLFFGTTIAVNILVLSKHKTDTNTQFIDASGLFKKETNNNILTEDHIEQIMQTFDSKVDTEHFAKSVSVETIANNDYNLSVSSYVEAKDNREVIDIQKLNAELKTTVAKIDQLRANIDAIVAEIEG
- a CDS encoding IS5 family transposase (programmed frameshift), whose amino-acid sequence is MDKYYSEIPEGLWKQIAPLIPKEKSKPKGGRNRVPTRVVMAGIIYRMKTGCQWRAIPNDFGSGQTCHRRFQEWERAGVFKKIYKSILKYYDVKNKIAWDWASMDSAMVKAPKGGVLTGKNPTDRAKLGVKRHILTDGNGIPLAITLSGANVHDKRNVKDTLNSILVFSGRKRKKPKHLCLDKGYDFKDIEALIERRNIRPHIRKKGEKPLIGKYKGKPRRWVVERTNSWHNRFRAILIRWERKAENYLASLYLASSIIVFNFFNR
- a CDS encoding ASCH domain-containing protein gives rise to the protein MAKTKNPRVVFLPIKPEFAHKIINGEKNIEFRKKFSSQEVETIVIYSSSPEKRVIGYATVDSIVIDTPDSLWKRFYKKGGIDKDRFSFYFNGKETGVGIRIKNVSRLKEAVTHHLTHKLRGLLV